The genome window GACTTCTTGTAGTTCTCGCCAGCGGTCTTGGCGACGGCTGCACCGGCCGCTTCGGAACCGGTGAGCGACACGCCCTTAATGCGCTTGTCGGCGACAAAGGCGTCCATTTGCGAACCGGAGGCGTACATGTTGATGAAGACGCCCTTGGGCAGACCGGCCTCTTCGAGCAGGTCCTGGCATGCCTGGGAGGATAGCGGGCAGATGGAGGCATGCTTGAGCACGAGGGAGTTTCCTAGCAGGAGGTTCGGTGCAGCCCACCGTGCAACCTGGTAGTAGGGGAAGTTCCACGGCATAATACCCAGGATTGGGCCCATCGGGTCGTGCCGTACGAAGGTGCGGATCGCGCCCTGGCGGGGCAGCTCGGTGTCCTGCATGAGCTCGTAGGCGTGCTCGGCGTACCAACGGTAAATATTGACGACGATTTGTATCTCGCCTTGGGCCCACCGCGTCAGCTTGCCCATTTCGCGACCGATGTAGCTGGCGAGCTCATCGGCGCGCTCTTCGTAGAGGTCAGCTACTTTGTTGAGGACGTTGACGCGCTCTTCAAGGGAGGTTTCTTTCCACTGCTTGTAAGCCTCGGTGGATTGGTCGAGGATCTTGTCGCGGTCAGCGTCGTCGATGCGGTTAAATTGGTCTTCTGTCTTGCCTGTACTCGGATTTTCTAATGCAAAGGTGCTCATACCACAGTCTTACACGGTTTGACTGGGTTTATCAGAAGGGCTGGTCAGTCCGTTGTTCCTTTCCAGATCTTCCACGACGCGTGGATCATGGGAAGTTGCAGCGGGAGGCGCGCTATCCAACCGATCTGCTCCGTCCACGGCCGGTCGAGGCGTTGGCGGACGGACTCGAAATTGCCCGGCCACACGGCGAGGAGCAGAGCTGCGGAAATGAGGCCACCGTATTTGTTAGCTTTGTTATTGGGTGCGGCGAGGAGTGCGGCAGTGCCGAGTTCGCCCGCGCCGGACAGGTAGTTCCAAAACCGTGCCGTGCCGGGGGCGTAGGTGGGGACGATCTCTTCGAAGGGTTTGGGTGTGACGAAGTGTCCGAATCCGGCGACGGTGTACAGGGTGGTGAGGCCCCAGCGGGCTTTATCAGAAGACATACCCCAGTTCTAACACGACGCTACTGTTTTCGCATGTCCCGGGGGGATTTTTGTTAGGTCGGGTGGCGTCCTGTGACCGGGCCCTGTGCCACTTCTGACGCGGGCGCTAGAGCGGCAGCTCTCCACCTGCTAGAGCGGGAGCCGTCCGGCGAGTGCACGTGAGAGCGTGAGTTCGTCGACGTATTCGAGGTCTCCACCGATGGGCATGCCGGACGCGAGCCGTGAGGTGGTGAGGTCGGGGAAGTCTTTGAGGAGCCGCGCGAGGTAGGAACTGGTCGCTTCGCCTTCGGTGTTGGGGTCGGTGGCGATGATGACTTCTTTGATGGTGGGGGCGTCTTCGTAGCGTGGTTCGTCGGGTGTGGAGTCGGCGGTTTCCCGGTCGGGGAGTACTCCGGCGATGCGCTGGAGGAGCTGCGTGATGGAGAGGTCTTTGGGTCCGACGTTGGCGAGGGGGTCGAGCGCGCCGCCGAGGACGTGGTAGCGCCCTTGGTATTCGCCGGTGGCCTCGATGACTTCGATGTCTTTGGGTTCTTCGATGACGCAGATGGTGGTGGCGTCGCGGTTGGGGTCGGCGCAGATGCGGCAGACGTCGTTGCGGGAGATGTTTCCGCAGATGCGGCAGAAGGTGATGCCGTCGCGGACGGAGGTGAGCGCTGCCCGGAGTCGGTCGATGTCGTCGGGGTCGGTGTGAAGCAGGTGAAACGCTATGCGTTGGGCGCTTTTGGGGCCGATTCCGGGTAGGCGTGAGAACTCATCGATGAGGTCTTGGAGTGGTCCTTCGAACAACGACGTCCTGATTTCGTGGGTGAGGTGGGGTACGTGCGGGTGGCTAGGTTTGCTAAGGCCGAGTGCTGTAGGCGCCCAATCGTTTAGGCGCCGATTGGTTTAGCCGAATGTTTTAGCCGAGTGCCTGCGAGAACGGGCCCATCTTTTCCTGCGCGTACGACTGTAACGCGGTGTTGGCGTCCTGGAGCGCTCCGAGGACGAGGTCTTGGAGAGTGTCGACATCATCGGGGTCGACGACGGACTTGTCGATGGTGACGTTGGTGACCTCGCCGGTACCCTTCATGGTGACCTTGACCAGGCCGTTGCCTGCGCTGCCGCTGATTTCGGATTGCGCGATTTCACCTTGCACGCGCTGCAGTTCTTCCTGCATTTGCTGTGCTTGGGCCATGATTTCGTTGAAGTCGGGCTCTGCCATTGTTGTCTCCTTTGTCGTTAATGATCGTCGTGTCGGTGTGTCAT of Corynebacterium kroppenstedtii DSM 44385 contains these proteins:
- a CDS encoding DoxX family protein; amino-acid sequence: MSSDKARWGLTTLYTVAGFGHFVTPKPFEEIVPTYAPGTARFWNYLSGAGELGTAALLAAPNNKANKYGGLISAALLLAVWPGNFESVRQRLDRPWTEQIGWIARLPLQLPMIHASWKIWKGTTD
- a CDS encoding YbaB/EbfC family nucleoid-associated protein; its protein translation is MAEPDFNEIMAQAQQMQEELQRVQGEIAQSEISGSAGNGLVKVTMKGTGEVTNVTIDKSVVDPDDVDTLQDLVLGALQDANTALQSYAQEKMGPFSQALG
- a CDS encoding recombination mediator RecR — encoded protein: MFEGPLQDLIDEFSRLPGIGPKSAQRIAFHLLHTDPDDIDRLRAALTSVRDGITFCRICGNISRNDVCRICADPNRDATTICVIEEPKDIEVIEATGEYQGRYHVLGGALDPLANVGPKDLSITQLLQRIAGVLPDRETADSTPDEPRYEDAPTIKEVIIATDPNTEGEATSSYLARLLKDFPDLTTSRLASGMPIGGDLEYVDELTLSRALAGRLPL